The DNA segment GCATCGCCGGCTTTTTCTTTGTGCTTGCGGAGTTGGGCTGACGCCATTTATTCCGCCTCGGGGCCATCCTTGAGCGTGACCTCGAACAGCGACGGCGACCCCGGCGTGATCACCAGTTCGGTGTACTGGCCGGGCGCACCGCTTGGCAACACCACGCGGGAGACGTTGCGCAGCGTCTTGCCGCTGGCGTCTTTCAGTGGCGTGTCGACGCCGAAGCCGCCCTGGCCGGTATGCACCAGCAGGACCTGGCCCCGGTAGCGCCCGGCCAGCTCGCGCAACTGGCGCTTGAACTCCAGGAAGCCATCGCGCGCGCGCCGGCGCAGGAAGCCGTCGAACAGGGAGGGCTTGCCACGCTGCTCCCAGCCGTTGCCGAACTGCGGGTCGGCATGCATGAGCAGCACGATGCCGGGCAGGTTCTGCTGCTGCGCCAGCGAAAACGCGCGCGCCAGCCATTGGCGGTTGGCCTCGCGGCGATCCTCGAACTCGCCGTTGCGCCCGCCCTCCGAGCGATAGTGATTGTTGTCGCCCGGCAGGTTCAACCCCACCAGCATGACGCGCCCGGCACGCCAGCGCACGTTTTCCCGATAGCTGCGAAAGGTAGCTTGTTCGGATTGCCGCATCAGCGGCAGCACCCGCTGGCCCAGCGTGGTATCGGCCGGATAGAACAGCTCGCGCAGGCGGTTCAGCCGCTCCACCGCATCGAAGCGCCCGTTGGCGGCGCGAGCGCATTCCGCCCAGTCGGTTTCGCCAGGCAGGTAGACGAGCGGCAGCGGCGACTGGTCGAGTAGCCGCTGGCGAGCGGAAAGCAGGGTGTCGCCGCAGGATTCGGTATCGCCCTTGATGCCGCCCAGATGGACGACAAACTCCAGCCGGCGCGCAGCCAGGAAATCGAGCAGGCGGGCAGTGCCGGCTTCGGCGGCCGGCCACTGCGGCTGGTCGGCGACCAGGGCCACGCGTGTCGTTTCGGTGGCTGGAACCGGAGCCGGAACCCGGGCGCGGTTCGCCTGCGCCTGGCCCGGCGGCGCAGGCAGCGCCAGCAGCACGCCCAGCATGGCCAGTGCGGCCAGGCGCCGCCTGCGCGGGTGCGCGATCCCGGTTGGTGTCATGCGGTGGCTACGGCATCCTTGGCGAGCGCGCGCAGCCGATAGAGCGCGTCGAGCGCGTCGCGCGGCGTCAGGCTGTCCGGGTCGAGCTCGGCCACCGCATCTAGCAAGGCGGCTTGCTGCACGGAAATCGCGTTGACGGGTTGGCCATTGCCTTCATTGCCTTCGCCTTCGCTTTGTTCCAGGTAGTCGTCGTCATCGTCCGAGGGCGAGGGCGGCGCGGCGAACAGGTCCAGTTGCGGCGTGGGCGTGGCGTGCGCCGACTGTTGCTCCAGCCAGGCCAGGTGTTTGCGCGCGGCACGGATCACCGGCTGCGGCACGCCTGCCAGCTGCGCCACCTGCAGGCCGTAGCTCTGGCTGGCGGGGCCGTCCTGCACCGCATGCAGGAAGACGATGCCGTCGCCATGCTCGACCGCGGACAGGTGGACATTGGCCGCCTGCGTGAACTCCTGCGGCAGTTGCGTCAGCTCGAAATAATGGGTGGCAAACAGCGTATGGCTGCGGTTATGCGCCAGCAGGTGCCGCGCGATCGCCCACGCCAGCGCGAGGCCGTCGAAGGTCGACGTGCCACGGCCGATCTCGTCCATCAGCACCAGGCTGGCCGGCGTGGCGTTGTGCAGGATGCTGGCGGCCTCGGTCATTTCCACCATGAAGGTGGAGCGCCCGCCCGCGAGGTCGTCGGCGGCGCCGATGCGGGTGAAGATGCGGTCGATCGGGCCGATCACCGCGCGCCGCGCCGGTACATAGGCGCCCACGCAGGCCAGCAGCACGATCAGCGCGGTCTGGCGCATGAAGGTCGATTTACCGCCCATGTTCGGGCCGGTGATCAGCAGCAGCTTGCGCGCTTCGGTCAACTGGCAATCATTGGCGATGAACGGCACGGATTCCGCGGCGAGCTGGCCCTCCACGACCGGATGGCGGCCCTGGGTCAGGTCGATCACGTTTTCCGCGACGCGCTCGGGCTGGGTCCAGTCCAGCGTCTGCGCGCGCTCGGCCAGCGCCGCGAGGACGTCCAGGCGCGCCAGCGCGCCGGCGACCCGCTGCAACTCGCCGATATGCGGCAGCAACTGCTGGAGCAATGCCTCGTACAGTTGCTTCTCGCGCACCAGCGCGCGGTCTTGCGCGGACAGGGCCTTGTCCTCGAAGACCTTGAGCTCGGGCGTGATGTAGCGCTCGGCGTTCTTCAGCGTCTGGCGGCGGCGGTAGTCGTCGGGGACCTTGTCGGCCTGGCCATTGGTCACCTCGATATAGAAGCCATGCACGCGGTTGTATTCCACGCGCAGGTTGGCGATGCCGGTGCGGGTGCGCTCGCGGGCTTCCAGGTCGACCAGGAACTGGCCGCAGTTCTCCGAGATATCGCGCAGCTCATCGAGCGTGGCATCGTAGCCACGGGCGATCACGCCGCCGTCGCGGATCACGGTGGCCGGCTCCGGCGCCACCGCGCTGGCCAGCAGGGCATGGCATTCCCAGGGCACCGCCAGTTCCGTCAGCGTCTGGTTGAGCAACGGCGCGGCATCGTCGGCGCGCAGGCAGGCCTGCACGTCGGGCAGGGCGCTCAGCGTGTCGCGCAGCGAGGACAGGTCGCGCGGGCGCGCATTCATCAGGGCCAGGCGTGCGGTAATGCGTTCCACGTCCGACAGCCGGCGCAGCGCAGCGCGCAGCGCATCGGTGCCTTGGTCGATCAGCGCGCCGATGGCCTGCTGGCGTGCCTGCGGGATGGCGCTGTCGCGCAGCGGATGGTGCAGCCAGTGGCGCAGCAGGCGGCTGCCCATGGCGGTGGCGCAGGTGTCCAGCAGCGAGAACAGCGTCGGCGACTCGCCGCCGCGCAGGGTCTCGGTCAGCTCCAGGTTGCGCCGCGTGGCGGTGTCCAGGCCAACGAATTCGGATTCGCGCTCGACCGTCACGCCCTTCACATGGCGCAGCGACTGCCCTTGGGTGGAGGCCGCGTAGTTCAGCAGCGCGCCGGCTGCGCCGAGCGCCGCGCCCAGCCCGGCACAGCCAAACGGATCGAGGCTGGCCACGCCGAGCTGCTCGCGCAGGCGGCGGGTGCCGGCTTCCTGGTCGAAATGCCATTCCGGCAGCCGGGTGCGTGCGCACTCCAGCGCAGGCAGCTCGATGCCATCGGCATACAGCAGCTCCGCCGGGCGGATCCGCTCCAGTTCGCGGCCGAGTTGCGCCACCTCGCACTCCATCAGGCGCAGCTCGCCGCTAGCCAGGTTGAGCCAGGCCAGCCCGGTCTTGCTCACGCCGCGGCGCGTGGTTTGCTGGTGCACCGCCATCAGGTAGGTATCGACCTTGTCCGGCAGCAGTGCCGCGTCGGTCAGCGTGCCCGGCGTGACGATGCGCACCACCTTGCGCTCCACCGGCCCCTTGCTGGTGGCCGGGTCACCGATCTGCTCGCAGATCGCCACCGATTCACCCAGCTTGACCAGCCGCGCGAGGTACTGGTCCACCGAATGAAAGGGGATACCGGCCATGCGGATTGGCACGCCGTTGGAGCTGCCGCGCGAAGTCAGGGTGATGTCGAGCAGGCGCGAAGCCTTTTCGGCATCGTCGTGGAAGAGCTCGTAGAAGTCGCCCATCCGGTAGAACAGCAAGGTGTCCGGATGGTCGGCTTTCAGGCCGAGGTACTGCGCCATCATGGGCGTGTGCTTTTCCGCGCTGCCGGCCTTGGGCTCGGTCTTGGCGGACTGTCGGGGTTCTACGGACATGCAATCCTCTCGGGCGGCTCTGGCGAAACCGCCTGTTTTCGGGTACTCCGGCGGCCCGCGGGCCTGGCGCGGCGTGCGCGGCAGGCACCGTGGATGGGCGGGCGCGGATAAAACCGGCATTTTACTGCGAGCCGGGCACCGAAGGGGGCTGAGGGGGCTGAGGGGGCAGGATGGGGGAGTGGCGCGGGAGGGACCGGGCAGGCCGCCAAGGCGGCTTTTCGGCTTTTGCCCCGCTGCGGGCTGTGCTGTGCTCAGGTGTCGACATAGCCGCCATGCGCCGCGCCGCAGCCCGTTCGACCGTGACGGATGTTTACAAAAAAAATACGCGGCCATCCGTCTCTTTACAGCATCTTTGCGGGATCCGAACTTATATGGAATCGTGATGACCGGCAGATACACGCCGGCGGTGAAACGATCGAAGATCGAGACAAGGGAAGGGGTTCGACATGCTGAGAGTTCTGGTACCCGTCAACGGCTCCGCGCACGCGCTGGATGCTGTGCGTCATGCTGCCTTCATGTTCCGGGACCGCTGTGTGTCCGAGGTAGTCCTGCTCAATGTCCAGCCGCCGCTGGAGTCCGGCCGCGCTTCGGCCTTTCACTCGCTGGCCGCCTTGCGCAAGCTGGAGGCGGCGAGCGGCGAGGCTGCGCTGCGCGATGCACGCAGCATCCTGGACGACGCCGGGGCCAGCTATGTGGCGCAAATCAAGGTGGGCGACGTGGCGCAGACCATTGCGCGGGCGGCGGCCGCGAACGACTGCGATGCCATCGTGATGGGCACTGCCGGGCGCACGGCGGTTGGCGCGCTGCTGGCGGGCCGGTTGACCAACAAGCTGATACGCATGTCACGTGTACCGGTGACGCTGGTCAAGTAGGCCGCGCGATCAAGCTACGTTCATCGGCAGCAGCACCATCTGCTTGCCTTGCAGGTGTAGCCGCTCCTGCAACTCGCCCGGCGTCTGGTTATGCAACCAGGCTGTCAGGAAATTGACGTGCTGGAAGATCAGCTTGCTGGCAAAGCAGACGCTGTTCGGGTACTCAGCCGTCACCGCATCGACCAGCGTCATGAACTCGAGCACCGGGTTCGTGCCGAATGCCGCGCGCGAATCGGCCGCCAGGCCGTGGCGCTGGCAATTGGCGACGTAATAGCGCAGTGACTCACCAATCGTCTGTTGAAGGCGGTGCAGCGTTTCCTGGCCCTCGTAGCTCTGCGCATCGACCTCTCCCACGGCGAGGAAGATCATGTTCTTGAAGTGTCCGGGAAACAGGCGCTCGACCCAGAGCAGCGCATGCATGCTGACGCCGCGGTGCTTGCCCACCAGGACGATGGCGGTGGGCAGGCTGCGATCGAGGGGCCGCACGCGGCTCGCATCGACCAGCGGCGGGCTGCCGGCGAAGAGGGCATCGGCCCGGGCCAGCTCGGCACGCGTTGTCGTGTAATGGCGCTTGATGAAGACGCACAGCGCAACCACCAAGCCTGTTACCAGCACGGTCAGCCAGCCGCCAGCGGTGAATTTCTCCACCAGCGTGATCACCAGGACCGTGGCGGTGACCGACAAGCCCAGCAGGGACAGGGCGAAGCGCGCGATCCAGCGCGGCTCGCCGCGATGGCGCCACCAGTAGATGCAAAGGCCGAGCAAGGAAAGGCTGAAGGTCAGAAAGACATTGATGCTGTACAGCACCACCAGCACCGCGACCTGGCCGTGCGTCCACAACAGGATCAGCAAGCTGGCCAGGCCCATGACGATGACGCCGTTCTGCCGCACCAGCCGGGCGGAGAGGTCGCGGAAATGCCGCGGCACCCAGTAGTCCGCCGCCATGTTCGACAGCACCGCCGGGCCGTCCAGGAAGCCGGTCTGCGCGCCCACCAGCAGCAGCCCAGCCTCGGAGGCCAGCAGCGCCGCGAGCAGCGCATGGCGGGACCATGCCGAGCCGAAGCCAAGATGGTCGATGATGCGGTCGAAGACCACGGCGTTCAGCGTCTTGCCTTCCACCGGCGCTGCGTTCCACAGCATGTAAAGCAGGATGATGCCACCCGCCGTGAAGGCCAGCGAGGTCGCCATGTAGAACATCGTCCACTTGCCGTTCGACACCCGCGGCTCGGCCAGCATGTTCACGTTGTTCGAGACCGCCTCCAGCCCGGTGTAGGTACCGCCACCCAGCGAGAACGCGCGCATCAGCAGCGCCGCCACCACGATCGGACCCATCGCCTGGGACATGCCGGAGGCCTCGCCAATGGCGTTGGGCACGACCGCGCCGAGATGGTCGCCGTGTGCTGCAACGCCATAGACGATCAGCCCGAGATGCAGTACCACGAAGGCCAGGAAGATGGGCATCAGCACCAGGATCGACTCCTTCATGCCGCGGAAATTGAGCCCGGTCATCATGATCACGATCACCAGCTCGGTGGCCAGCTTGAAGGCTTGGGCCTCTACCGGCAGCAAGCTGAAGAACGCGTCGACGCCACTGGCCAGCGACGTCGCGACGGTCAGCACGTAATCGACCAGCAACGCTGCGCCCGACACCAGTCCGGGACGCGGCCCCAGCAAGGCCGTGGCCACGCGGTAACCGCCGCCGCCGGTGGGGAACAGCTCGATGACCTGGTTGTAGCCGACCGCGATGATGAATACCGTGCTGGCGGTGGCCAGCGCAAGGAAGAGCGCCAGCGGCGTATGGGTGCCAAGCGCGAGGAATGCCTCCTCGGGCCCATAGCACGAAGAGGAAAGCCCGTCGGCGCCTAATCCCACCCAGGCCAGCACCGGCACCACGGCGATCGCGTGGCGGGTTTCCGGGGCGAGCGGATCGAGCGGTTTTCCGGCCAGGTGCCGCCACCACTTCGACCATGCCGTCATGTTCGCCACCCTGGACGCGACTGCGGCGCAGCGCACGAAAGCGCGGCGCCGGAATTTGCCGCCGGCGGCGCCCCTGCCCGCGCGCCAGCACCGGGAGCTCGGCACTCCCTGCAAGTAATGTAGGCGGCAAGCGGGCCGATTCGCAAGAACGGGTTCGAGGCCGCGCTATGACGCCAGCTCGCGCCGCAGCGTGTCGATCACCTGGGCCAGCCGCGCGATCAGCCCGTCGATGGCGCCGGCCGGCACGCCGGCGTAGCCGAACACGAAGCCGTTGTACTGCGCCAGCGGCGTGCCGGGCAAGCGGTAGGTGCTCAGCGGCCGCACGATCAGTCCCTGCGCACGCGCCGCGCGGGTGACCACGGTGTCGGCGAGCGGCAGTTCCAGGCGCGCGGACAGGTGCATGCCGCCAGCGCTGGCCGATACCGTCACGCTGTCGCGCAAGTGCTTCGCCAGTGCCGCCTCCAGGGCGTCGCGGCGCTGTCCGTAGCGCTGGCGCATGCGGCGCAGGTGGCGGGCGAACTGGCCGCTGTCGATGAAGTCGGCCAGTGCGATCTGCTCGGCCACGTGGCCGCGCCGGGTGATTTCGCCAAGCGTGCCGGCGATGGTCGCGGCCAGGTAGCGCGGCACCACCATGAAGCCCAGGCGCAGCGCCGGGAACATGGTCTTGCTGAACGTGCCCAGGTAGATCACCGGCGCATCCTCGCTCAGCCCCTGCACGGCCGAGAGCGGCACGCCGCCGCGGCGGAACTCGCTGTCGTAGTCGTCCTCGACAATCCAGGCCCCGGCGGCGCGGGCATCTTCGATGAGCTTGAGGCGCCGTTCCAGGCTGAGAATGGAGCCCAGTGGATACTGATGGGATGGCGTGATGTAGATCAGCCGGGGCGGGGCGTCGCGCCACTGCTCCGGGCGGGGCGCCAGGCCGTCCGCATCCACCGCCACGGGCTCGAGTACGAGGCCGGCCGACTGGAAGGCGGCCCGCGCGCCACCGTAGCCGGGATTCTCGATCCAGGCCGTGTCGCCGGCATCGGCCAGGATGCGCGCGCACAGGTCCAGGCTGGTCTGCGTGCCGTCGGTGATGAAGACCTGGTCCATGTCGCAGCGCACCCCGCGCGAGACCTTCAGGTACTCGGCGATGGCGTGGCGCAGCGCGGGCTGCCCCTCGACCTTGCCGTAGCCAAGATGGCGCGGGCCGAGCTGGCGCCAGGCGCGCTCGATGCTGCGCCGCCACGCGGCCAGCGCAAAGCCATCCAGGTCGGGCACGCCGGGCACGAACGGCAGCAAGTCGTGCATGTCGTCGGCATCGCGCTGCAGCCCGCGCACCCGCCGCGACAACTCGGCGACACGCTTGACTGCCTCCGTGCCGTGGCCGGCCGGCACCAGGCCCACGCGCGCCACCGTGGTGCCGTGCCGCGTCGGTACCACGAAGCCTTCGGCCGCCAGGCTCTCGTAGGCGTAGATCACGGAGTTGCGTGCCATGCCGAGTTCCGCCGCCAGGGTGCGCGTGGCGATCAGCTGGCTGCCCTGGGCGATTCGCCCGTCGAGGATGGCGCCGCGCAAGCACTCGTACAAGAGCCGCTGCTGGGTGAGCTTGCGGCCATCGAGCTGGCGCTTGAAGGTAGAGACCAGCAGGCCGTAGTCCATGTCGTGGTTTCCGTGGTTTCCGTGGTTTCGTGGTTCTAAAAACCGTAGGTCGGCTGGGTCTAGCCATGGTGCCACGAAATCCCTATCTTGGCGGCATCGCCGTAACGCAACGAGATTGCCGGCCGGCACCCACAACCCCAGGACAAGGAGCCACCATGAGCCAGAAACCCATGCCGCCGAGCGAACGTACCCGAGTGCGGCGCGTCGCCGATCGCGGCCACTATGATCGCGCCACACTGCATGCGATTCTCGACGATGCTTACCTGTGCCACCTGGCCTTCACCGACGATCACGGCACCCACTGCATTCCCACCGCGTGCTGGCGCGAGGGCGAGCACCTCTACATCCATGGCTCCAATGGCAGCCGCATGCTGAAGCTGGCCGCGACAGGCAGCCAGGTCTGCGTCACCGTGACGCACCTCGACGGCCTGGTGATGGCGCGCTCGGCGTTTCATCATTCGATGAACTACCGCTCGGCGGTGATCTACGGCAGTTTTGAAGTGGTGGCTGGCGCAGCGAAGGCGGCGGCGATGGATGCCTTCCTGGAGCGCATTGCGCTGGGGCGTTCGGGCCAAGCCAGGCCGGGGGATGCCAATGAGCTGGCGGCGACCACGGTGTTGCGCATCGGGCTGGAGGAAGCCGCCACCAAGATCCGCAGCGGCGGGCCCAAGGATGACGAGGCCGATATGGCGCTGCCGGTATGGGCGGGCGTGCTGCCGCTGCGCCTCCAGGGGCAGCGGCCGGTGCCGGATGGCGTGCAGCCCAGCGTGCCGGACTATGTGCGAAGCTGGGGGCAGTGCGTTTGTGCTGAGGCGATGGCCGAGGCACCCGGCGAGACGATGCCGGGCAGGGCGGTCACGGTGGATGCTTGAGGCGGCAGCACGCCATGGCCATCGCAGCGCCTTCACGCCGCGACGCCATCGCGCTGCGTTGTTGCCGGGGTGCTTAGCGGGCCGGCTTGGCGTTGTCCACCGAGAACGGGGACAGCAGGCGCACCATCTGCGCGAACGCCTTGGG comes from the Cupriavidus basilensis genome and includes:
- a CDS encoding APC family permease, with the translated sequence MTAWSKWWRHLAGKPLDPLAPETRHAIAVVPVLAWVGLGADGLSSSCYGPEEAFLALGTHTPLALFLALATASTVFIIAVGYNQVIELFPTGGGGYRVATALLGPRPGLVSGAALLVDYVLTVATSLASGVDAFFSLLPVEAQAFKLATELVIVIMMTGLNFRGMKESILVLMPIFLAFVVLHLGLIVYGVAAHGDHLGAVVPNAIGEASGMSQAMGPIVVAALLMRAFSLGGGTYTGLEAVSNNVNMLAEPRVSNGKWTMFYMATSLAFTAGGIILLYMLWNAAPVEGKTLNAVVFDRIIDHLGFGSAWSRHALLAALLASEAGLLLVGAQTGFLDGPAVLSNMAADYWVPRHFRDLSARLVRQNGVIVMGLASLLILLWTHGQVAVLVVLYSINVFLTFSLSLLGLCIYWWRHRGEPRWIARFALSLLGLSVTATVLVITLVEKFTAGGWLTVLVTGLVVALCVFIKRHYTTTRAELARADALFAGSPPLVDASRVRPLDRSLPTAIVLVGKHRGVSMHALLWVERLFPGHFKNMIFLAVGEVDAQSYEGQETLHRLQQTIGESLRYYVANCQRHGLAADSRAAFGTNPVLEFMTLVDAVTAEYPNSVCFASKLIFQHVNFLTAWLHNQTPGELQERLHLQGKQMVLLPMNVA
- a CDS encoding PLP-dependent aminotransferase family protein, coding for MDYGLLVSTFKRQLDGRKLTQQRLLYECLRGAILDGRIAQGSQLIATRTLAAELGMARNSVIYAYESLAAEGFVVPTRHGTTVARVGLVPAGHGTEAVKRVAELSRRVRGLQRDADDMHDLLPFVPGVPDLDGFALAAWRRSIERAWRQLGPRHLGYGKVEGQPALRHAIAEYLKVSRGVRCDMDQVFITDGTQTSLDLCARILADAGDTAWIENPGYGGARAAFQSAGLVLEPVAVDADGLAPRPEQWRDAPPRLIYITPSHQYPLGSILSLERRLKLIEDARAAGAWIVEDDYDSEFRRGGVPLSAVQGLSEDAPVIYLGTFSKTMFPALRLGFMVVPRYLAATIAGTLGEITRRGHVAEQIALADFIDSGQFARHLRRMRQRYGQRRDALEAALAKHLRDSVTVSASAGGMHLSARLELPLADTVVTRAARAQGLIVRPLSTYRLPGTPLAQYNGFVFGYAGVPAGAIDGLIARLAQVIDTLRRELAS
- the mutS gene encoding DNA mismatch repair protein MutS, with amino-acid sequence MMAQYLGLKADHPDTLLFYRMGDFYELFHDDAEKASRLLDITLTSRGSSNGVPIRMAGIPFHSVDQYLARLVKLGESVAICEQIGDPATSKGPVERKVVRIVTPGTLTDAALLPDKVDTYLMAVHQQTTRRGVSKTGLAWLNLASGELRLMECEVAQLGRELERIRPAELLYADGIELPALECARTRLPEWHFDQEAGTRRLREQLGVASLDPFGCAGLGAALGAAGALLNYAASTQGQSLRHVKGVTVERESEFVGLDTATRRNLELTETLRGGESPTLFSLLDTCATAMGSRLLRHWLHHPLRDSAIPQARQQAIGALIDQGTDALRAALRRLSDVERITARLALMNARPRDLSSLRDTLSALPDVQACLRADDAAPLLNQTLTELAVPWECHALLASAVAPEPATVIRDGGVIARGYDATLDELRDISENCGQFLVDLEARERTRTGIANLRVEYNRVHGFYIEVTNGQADKVPDDYRRRQTLKNAERYITPELKVFEDKALSAQDRALVREKQLYEALLQQLLPHIGELQRVAGALARLDVLAALAERAQTLDWTQPERVAENVIDLTQGRHPVVEGQLAAESVPFIANDCQLTEARKLLLITGPNMGGKSTFMRQTALIVLLACVGAYVPARRAVIGPIDRIFTRIGAADDLAGGRSTFMVEMTEAASILHNATPASLVLMDEIGRGTSTFDGLALAWAIARHLLAHNRSHTLFATHYFELTQLPQEFTQAANVHLSAVEHGDGIVFLHAVQDGPASQSYGLQVAQLAGVPQPVIRAARKHLAWLEQQSAHATPTPQLDLFAAPPSPSDDDDDYLEQSEGEGNEGNGQPVNAISVQQAALLDAVAELDPDSLTPRDALDALYRLRALAKDAVATA
- a CDS encoding universal stress protein, with the translated sequence MLRVLVPVNGSAHALDAVRHAAFMFRDRCVSEVVLLNVQPPLESGRASAFHSLAALRKLEAASGEAALRDARSILDDAGASYVAQIKVGDVAQTIARAAAANDCDAIVMGTAGRTAVGALLAGRLTNKLIRMSRVPVTLVK
- a CDS encoding pyridoxamine 5'-phosphate oxidase family protein — protein: MSQKPMPPSERTRVRRVADRGHYDRATLHAILDDAYLCHLAFTDDHGTHCIPTACWREGEHLYIHGSNGSRMLKLAATGSQVCVTVTHLDGLVMARSAFHHSMNYRSAVIYGSFEVVAGAAKAAAMDAFLERIALGRSGQARPGDANELAATTVLRIGLEEAATKIRSGGPKDDEADMALPVWAGVLPLRLQGQRPVPDGVQPSVPDYVRSWGQCVCAEAMAEAPGETMPGRAVTVDA